The following proteins are co-located in the Corynebacterium kalinowskii genome:
- a CDS encoding DEAD/DEAH box helicase, with translation MTTFSDLGLPVPVVHELKRQGIIEPFPIQAAAIPDALAGRDVLGRGPTGSGKTFTFGLPMIDRLSNSGASKAQRPRGLVLAPTRELATQIKQRLEPLCTAAGLRILDVVGGVAISRHIQALSRPVDILVATPGRAQDLVNQKKLFLDAVEITALDEADHMADMGFLPQVRKLLDLTPANGQRLLFSATLDGDVDKLVQRYMHNPVTHSTAPVEASVDTMTHFRLMCGNRDQRADVVARIAAREGKTIMFMRTKHGVDRQVKKLRRVGINALGIHGDKGQNTRTAAIDGFTSGEVPVLVATDIAARGIDISGVSLVVHIDPPAEHKAYLHRSGRTARAGTSGAVVTLVMQEQRDEVDKLCHKAGVDAPEIDVIARPGELTRITGARTPNGKALPLPGQQQPAVAKSGGRQPRKSQKAQPVATPRGSRNQPRRRKQS, from the coding sequence TTGACTACCTTTTCTGACCTGGGCCTACCGGTTCCCGTCGTCCACGAACTCAAACGCCAGGGCATCATCGAACCCTTCCCTATCCAAGCGGCGGCCATCCCCGACGCATTGGCAGGACGTGATGTCCTAGGACGCGGGCCAACTGGCTCAGGCAAGACCTTCACCTTCGGGTTGCCGATGATCGACCGGCTGTCGAACTCCGGCGCGTCGAAGGCGCAGCGCCCCCGTGGCCTCGTGCTCGCACCCACCCGCGAGCTAGCGACGCAGATCAAACAACGCCTTGAGCCGCTCTGCACCGCTGCAGGCCTGCGCATCCTTGATGTCGTAGGCGGCGTGGCCATCAGCCGACACATTCAGGCGCTCAGCCGACCGGTCGACATTCTGGTCGCCACCCCGGGCCGGGCCCAGGACCTGGTGAACCAGAAGAAGCTCTTCCTCGATGCCGTGGAAATCACCGCACTTGATGAGGCTGACCACATGGCTGATATGGGCTTCCTACCGCAGGTACGCAAACTGCTCGACCTGACTCCGGCGAATGGGCAGCGGCTGCTGTTCTCCGCAACGCTGGACGGGGACGTCGATAAGCTCGTGCAACGCTACATGCACAACCCGGTGACGCACTCCACCGCGCCCGTCGAGGCATCGGTCGACACGATGACGCATTTCCGCCTGATGTGCGGTAACCGGGACCAACGCGCCGATGTCGTGGCACGGATCGCTGCTCGTGAGGGTAAAACCATCATGTTCATGCGTACGAAGCACGGCGTGGATCGTCAGGTGAAGAAGCTGCGCCGGGTCGGTATCAATGCGCTCGGTATTCACGGCGACAAGGGCCAAAACACGCGCACGGCGGCGATTGATGGGTTTACCTCGGGCGAGGTTCCGGTACTTGTTGCTACAGATATCGCGGCTCGCGGTATCGATATCTCCGGCGTTTCTCTGGTGGTTCACATCGATCCGCCTGCGGAACACAAGGCGTACCTGCACCGATCCGGACGCACGGCTCGCGCGGGAACTTCCGGCGCCGTAGTCACGTTGGTCATGCAGGAACAGCGCGATGAAGTGGACAAACTGTGCCACAAGGCTGGTGTCGATGCTCCAGAGATCGATGTCATTGCCCGACCTGGCGAGCTGACCCGCATCACCGGCGCACGTACCCCTAATGGCAAAGCCTTGCCGCTGCCTGGCCAACAACAGCCCGCTGTTGCGAAATCTGGCGGGCGTCAGCCAAGGAAATCCCAGAAGGCGCAACCGGTTGCCACGCCTCGTGGTAGCCGCAACCAACCTCGACGAAGAAAACAGAGCTAA
- the gndA gene encoding NADP-dependent phosphogluconate dehydrogenase: protein MTENTANTGLAHIGVVGLAVMGSNLARNFASRGHTVALYNRTYEKTAVLMHEHGADGNFIPSKSIEEFVASLERPRRAIIMVQAGPATDAVINQLAAAMEEGDIIIDGGNALYTDTVRREREISAKGLHFVGAGISGGEEGALNGPAIMPGGTKESYESLGPLLESISAVVDGTPCCTHIGPDGAGHFVKMVHNGIEYADMQVIGEAYHLLRYAAGMEPAEIADVFKEWNTGDLDSYLVEITSEVLSQVDAETGKPLIDVIVDAAGQKGTGRWTVKAALDLGIATTGIGEAVFARALSGARTQRAATIGNLPSGEVTTLEAQGVDKTQFVEDVRRALYASKLVAYAQGFDEIKAGSEEHEWDVDPRDLATIWRGGCIIRAKFLNRIKDAYDTNPEVESLLLDPYFKEEIEGLMDSWRRVVVLATQLGLPIPVFASSLSYYDSLRAERLPAALIQGQRDFFGAHTYERTDKPGKFHTQWSADRTEIEA, encoded by the coding sequence ATGACTGAGAACACTGCGAATACTGGCCTTGCCCACATCGGAGTCGTTGGTTTGGCCGTCATGGGCTCGAACCTGGCACGTAACTTTGCATCCCGCGGCCACACCGTGGCCCTGTACAACCGCACCTATGAAAAAACTGCTGTTCTCATGCACGAGCACGGCGCCGACGGTAACTTCATCCCGAGCAAGTCGATCGAGGAGTTCGTGGCTAGCCTGGAGCGCCCACGTCGCGCCATCATCATGGTGCAGGCGGGTCCTGCCACCGATGCCGTGATCAACCAGCTCGCCGCGGCCATGGAGGAAGGCGACATCATCATCGATGGTGGCAACGCCCTGTACACCGACACGGTTCGCCGTGAGCGCGAGATTTCCGCAAAGGGCTTGCACTTCGTCGGCGCTGGCATCTCCGGTGGCGAGGAAGGCGCTCTCAACGGCCCGGCCATCATGCCTGGTGGCACCAAAGAGTCTTACGAATCCCTCGGCCCACTGCTGGAGTCGATTTCTGCTGTGGTCGACGGCACCCCGTGCTGCACCCACATCGGCCCAGACGGCGCTGGTCACTTTGTGAAGATGGTTCACAACGGCATTGAGTATGCCGATATGCAGGTCATCGGCGAGGCCTACCACCTCCTCCGCTACGCAGCGGGCATGGAGCCAGCTGAAATCGCTGACGTGTTCAAGGAATGGAACACCGGCGATCTGGACTCCTACCTGGTCGAAATCACTTCCGAGGTGCTGTCCCAGGTTGATGCCGAAACAGGCAAGCCGCTTATCGACGTCATCGTCGACGCAGCAGGACAGAAGGGCACCGGTCGCTGGACCGTCAAGGCCGCTTTGGACCTTGGCATCGCCACCACCGGTATCGGCGAGGCCGTGTTCGCTCGCGCACTGTCCGGCGCTCGCACCCAGCGCGCTGCCACCATTGGCAACCTGCCTTCCGGTGAAGTGACCACACTCGAGGCGCAGGGCGTTGATAAGACCCAGTTCGTCGAAGACGTACGTCGCGCCCTCTACGCGTCCAAGCTGGTCGCTTACGCGCAGGGCTTCGATGAAATCAAGGCAGGCTCTGAGGAGCACGAGTGGGACGTTGACCCACGCGACCTGGCCACCATCTGGCGTGGCGGTTGCATCATCCGCGCGAAGTTCCTCAACCGCATCAAGGATGCCTACGACACGAACCCTGAGGTCGAATCCCTGTTGCTGGATCCTTACTTCAAGGAAGAAATCGAAGGTTTGATGGACTCCTGGCGTCGCGTCGTGGTACTCGCCACCCAACTTGGCCTGCCAATCCCCGTCTTCGCGTCTTCCTTGTCCTACTATGATTCCTTGCGTGCCGAGCGCTTGCCAGCTGCCCTGATCCAGGGCCAGCGTGACTTCTTCGGCGCTCACACTTACGAGCGCACCGACAAGCCGGGCAAGTTCCACACTCAGTGGAGCGCCGACCGCACCGAAATTGAGGCTTAA
- a CDS encoding PaaI family thioesterase produces the protein MDIVALFAAAKDRPLRDTELAELNAADRGFSQHIGIRFTHVSAERVAAEIPVTQELLQVAGIVNGGVYCSIAETLGSIAGFCAAGGAPVVGLNNNTNFLAACSSGVIDAEATTIHAGRTTQAFEVRCTHRGKLLAVTTLRTMVLSA, from the coding sequence ATGGACATCGTTGCCTTGTTTGCTGCCGCCAAAGACCGGCCACTTCGCGATACTGAGCTTGCCGAGCTCAACGCCGCTGACCGCGGATTTTCGCAGCACATCGGTATCAGATTCACCCACGTCAGCGCAGAGCGGGTAGCGGCCGAAATTCCCGTCACTCAGGAACTGCTGCAGGTCGCTGGGATTGTCAACGGTGGCGTGTACTGCAGCATCGCAGAAACCTTGGGCTCAATCGCAGGATTCTGCGCCGCCGGAGGCGCCCCTGTCGTGGGTCTGAACAACAACACGAATTTCCTGGCTGCCTGTTCGTCTGGTGTGATTGACGCCGAGGCTACGACGATCCATGCTGGTCGCACCACGCAGGCATTTGAAGTGCGCTGCACCCATCGGGGCAAGCTGCTTGCCGTCACCACTCTTCGAACGATGGTGCTGTCCGCGTAA